The segment GTCACCTCATGCGATTCGCCTTCAAGCGACAGTACGGGTGGCAGCGAATCAGCATTGTCTGTATCAATCAGCGTACCGTCCTGAAAACGGACATGCAGATGACGGGCCTGCAGACGTCCACGCCTGAGAGCTTCCGGCTCGAAGGTAGCATTTATAACCCCCCACGGGCAGGAGAGGCCCAGCCGGGCAATACACTCAGCAGACCAGGCCGCATAAGCGACCTGTTGCTGAAAATGCTGGGGAGCGACCATAATGCCCCTACCCCATAACGGTTGTTCCGTTTTCATCGGCTTCCTGCCTGTTATTACGATTTCGCCTTCGGCATCTGGGAAACCAGTGACAGGTTGACGTCCATCCCTTCCACCTGGAAGTGCGGAATAGCGAACAGCTTCACGCGAAAGAAACCCGGATTATCCTCAATGTCTTCCACCACCACCCGGGCATCGCGCAGCGGATGAGAAGCCTGCAGCTCATCGCCCGGATCGGTCATTTCGGTCACCAGACTGCGAACCCAGGTATTGAGTTCTAACTCCAGCAGACGCCGATCCTTGGTAGTGCCAATATTTTCGCGCTGAATGAGCTTCAGGTAGTGCGCGATACGTGACAGCAGGAAAATGTAGGGAAGACGCGCGTTGATGCGGCTGTTCGCGGTCGCGTCAGCCGTGTCATACAGCGCAGGTTTCTGGGCGGAGTTGGCAGAGAAAAAGCACGCGTAATCGCGGTTTTTATAGTACGACAGCGGAATGAACCCCAGGCTGGCGAACTCAAATTCACGGGTTTCCGGGATCATCACTTCAGACGGGATCTTCACCTGATTGCCGGTGCCCAGATCGTAGAGATGAATCGGCAGATCCTGAACGGCACCGCCCGCCTGCGGGCCACGGATCTGCACACACCAGCCGTTGTTGATGAAGCTGCGCACCATATTGGCCGCAAAGGCAAAGGAGGCGTTGGTCCACAGATATTTGTTGTGATCCGGGCCTTTCACCTCTTCGACGTAGTTAAAGCTGCGCACCGGAACGGTGTCCGGACCATACGGCAGACGACCCAGAACGCGCGGCATCACCAGCCCGATATAGCGGGCATCATCGGTTTCGCGGAAGGATTTCCACTTGATGTATTCGGCACGATCAAAATAGTTGCCGATATCTTTGATGGCCGCTACCTCCTCCATGGAATCTTTCAGGAAGAATGCCGGGCCTGCAGAGCCGATAAATGGCATATGCGCTGCAGCGGACACTTTCGAAATATTGCGTAGCAGGGTCACATCCTGTGCCGACGCATCAAATTCGTATGCCGAGATCAGAGCAGCAATCGGTTCACCGCCCGGCGTGTCATACTCATCGATATAAGTCTGCTTATAGAGCCCGCTCTGAATGATTTCCGGGCTGTCCTCGAAGTCCTGACGCAGCGCCTCTTTGGACATATCAAGCAGTTCGATTTTTACGTTCTGACGGAAATCTGTTTTGTCGACCAGTGACTTTACGCCGCGCCACAAACTTTCTACCGCCTGAAAAGTTTCATGATGCATTACGGCATCGAGCTGACGACTGATCTGGTAATCCAGTTCGGCGATATGCTGGTCAATCAGGTTTTTATCGAGTTTTTCGACCTTAGAGCCTGATTTAGTCAGGCATTCGAGAAAGACCTGCATACCGGCCGTGATTCGTTCATCTGCGGTGGCATCCGACATGGCCTGTGCGTCCTGCCAGATATCCAGCGCACTCAGCTCTGAAACCGGGTTCAGGTTAATTTTTTCAAACAGAGAGGCATAAACCCCACCCGCAGCAGGACGCTCAGTCACCGCATAGTCGCCACCCGTGGCGTTCTCATTTTGTACAGACATCAACATCTTCCTTATTAATCCATTAATTCATCGCGAAAGTTATGGCTGCTGAGGGGCCAGCGCGGAGAGTTCGGCCCGGAGTTCTGCGCTTAAGGCCGGATCGAGCAGGATTTTTTCCAGCTCCTTGCGAAAGGCCTGGTTATCCAGCAGGTTGGCCTTGAGATCACGCAGCAGATTGCGCATGGAGAGCATCGCCTTAAGCTGAGGTATCTGCCGGGAGATCTGTTCCGGAGAAAAATCCCTGATGCTGCGGAATGTCAGACTGATGTTTTCTTCACTGCCGTCACCCGCGAGTGTATTTTTAACGGTAAGGTTCACTTTTGGGGAATATTCGGAAAGAACAGAATCAAAATTATTTTTATCTAAATTAACCTTTTTCCTCTCCGATAATTGTGAAGCATCCTGTCCATTACTGAAATCACCTGCAACCAGTAATTTAAGAGGAAGTTCTGTTTTCTTACCTGCGCCTCCCGTATGAAGATCAAGCTTTAAATTAATACGTGCTTTTGGCACTTCGTTCTGGAAACTTTCAGCCATTTCATCGTCCTTTTCTTATCGCCATAGATATTTTCAGCCCTGGGCTCTCTGCACGCGATAATAGAATAATGATCGACGAAAGATCAAACATACAGATCATTAAACTTCAATAAGAATTTTCTCAAGCGTTTTATGCCACGAAAGAAAGGAGAAAAGTTCTGCTATATTAGCTAATTGAACTGTTCTATATCTATCAGGCAAACATTTATGTCGGGATTGATAAATTAAACAACAGATGGGTGATAAAAAATAATTAAATTGATCCAGATTAATGATTTAAATCCAGAGTCAACCATGACTGATTTTTTTAACACTTATATTACGGAATATACAATCAGGTAATCTGTTTTACCCTTACCGGGTTGATGCTGTCAGATGAGAGGAGGATTAACAGCAATCAGAAGCAGGTAAGAAGAGTCAGAAACGAGGCCTGACGGCAGAGCCTTTTATTGACGCTCCCGGCATTCATGCTTTCCGCTCAGGCCTGAGGCTGTACGCAGAAAGAAAAAACCGTTACGCAGGACAGAATGCTTAGCTGAGTGCCCGGCGACAGGCAGAGGGTGTGGTTCCATACACCTGGCGAAAACGGTGACTGAAGTGGGCTGACGAGTGAAAACCACACTGTAAGGCGATGGCGGTCAGGGTCAGGTCGGGCCGTTCAAGCAGCATCCGGGCACGATCCATACGGCGTCGCATCACAAACTGGTGCGGTGCTTCGCCGGTAGTGTGACGGAACATACGGGCAAAGTGAAACTCACTCAGCGCCGCTTCGTGCGCCAGCACGGAGAGCGTTAAAGGCTGGTCGAGATGGGCATCGATAAAGTCGAGCACCCGGCGTAATACCACCGGCGCCAGCCCTCCCCGCACCGGAGGCAGCTGCCAGTTCACTTCACTGTAGTGCTGTAGCAGATGGGTCAGCAGCAGCGTGGAGGCGCTGCTCAGCATTAACTGACTGGCGGGCTGCTGCCAGTCACTGCTTAACAGAAAGTGCCGATAGAGCTGGGTGATGCGATCGTCCGTAGAAAAGATTTTCTCATCCAGCGTTAACTGCGCCGGACTGCGATCCCAGACCCGTTCGGCCATCTGTCGCAGATAGGCCTCGCTGCAGTAGAGATGCACAAAGGCGAGATCGGCGCGCAGATCCCAGGTAGATTCTGTACCGGCGGGCATCAGGCAGAAACGATCCGGCGCGCCACCGTTGCGCCAGCCATGCGGTGTTTTGTGCCAGGTGTCGTAACCGCCCGCCACATAGAGGCTCAGCGTATGGTGATCGCTGTGGTTGGTTACGCGGTCACCGCTGTTAAACCAGGCTGCCAGCTGAATACCGCTCTGAAGCTGCACCTGATCACGCAGTTGGGCTTTGTGGCGCTGCAGCATGTCAAAGGTCTGGTATCGGCTCATCGGCGTGTCAGTTCAGATTAAACAGGGTGCCAGTTTACGGGTTGCGCTCGCCAGAAAACAGACCACACCGGAACAGAGGGTAAAAATGCGCAAGATTTTGCAAAACCGGCGCAACCCGTTGCAAGCGCAGAGGCGGCTTCAGGGGCAAAATCAGTGTTTTATGGAGGAGACCTGGCGATGAACCTGTTTTTGTATCTCTCTGTCGTGCTGATCTGGGGAACGACCTGGATTGCGATCTACGCGCAACAGTCTGCGGGCATCGGCGCGGTTACCGTCGCGGTGTTCTGGCGTTTTTTGCTGGCTTCGCTGGTGATGCTAGTGCTGCTTAAGCTGATAAGACGCCTTCACACGCTGACGCTGCAGGACCATCTTTTCTGTCTGTTGCAGGGCTGCTGCGTCTTTGGTTTTAATTTTGTCTGTTTTTATTACGCTTCAGGCTATATCAGCAGTGGCCTGGAATCGGTCATTTTTTCGATGGCCGTGATGTATAACGCCATCAACGGCTGGCTGTTCTTCCGTCAGCGCCCTTCCGTACGCCTGATCCCGGCCATCGTACTGGGGATGACCGGCATCGTTGCGCTGTTCTGGCACGATTTGCGCAGTACGGAAGCCTCGGCCGGACTGATGTGGGGCATCGGTCTGAGTGCGCTGGGCACGCTGGGCTTCTCCTTCGGCAATATGATCAGCCAGCGGCATCAGCGGTTACAACGCGATGTGCTGACCACCAACAGTTACGGCATGTTGTACGGTGCGCTGATCATGGCACTGGTTTCGCTGTTGCAGGGCGTTTCACTGCAACCGACCTGGAATACGCAGTGGCTGGGGGCGTTAACTTATCTGGCTATCGTAGGATCGGTGGTCGGTTTCGGGGCCTACTTCACACTGGTGGGACGGATTGGCGCCAGTCGGGCAGCCTATACGACGGTTCTGTTTCCGCTGGTGGCGCTGGCACTCTCTACCCGTTACGAAGGATATGAATGGCATGCCAGCGCCATCCCTGGCCTTGTCATGATTCTGCTGGGCAATATCGTGATGTTTGCCCGCTGGCCGGCAAGCCGTCGCCGGGTCACCGTCTGACAAGAGAGTGTGCGGTGGCCCGCATCCGGAGAGGCACTATGCCCACTGCTGCTGAAGAAGTTGTTGTGGTTGATTGATCGCCTTACGGGCGATCCAGTAGAGCAGAACACGCTCATCATCGCTGTCGCGATCGGCCATCGATAGCAGTTTCAATGCCAGCGTCGATTTGGTCACAGGCTGTTGTTCTGTACTCAGTTCAATCACGGCCTGACCGATGATGCAGCAAACTTCATCCTCACTGGTGGTGGATTCATATGTCCGGTCTTTCATATTTCCTCCTGTTAAGTGAACTATTAGCCTGGCAAATAATCCGCAAACCTGCACACCTAACCGACGCGCTGAAACATTATCTTACGGGTGGTTACGCTTCCTGATTAAGCTGCCTTTTTGGTTACTTTTCACGCAGCACCGCCGTGCCGCGATTTACGACGCAATGCCATTCATACCCGATGAAAGGCATTTCATTCCCCGATCCGTTCCGTTCATACCTTTGCCGCCTGCCCGCGCACGCGACTGCTTTATGCTGACCGCAGTTTCCAGATTCCCGGATGGGAGAGATAAATGATGAACCAGACTCAGCAGGTTTCTTACCAGCGTTCACGCTGGCTGACATTATTCGGCACCGTCATCACTCAGTTCGCACTGGGGTCAGTTTATACATGGAGTTTGTTCAACGGCCAGCTGTCGCAGAAGCTGGATGCACCCATCAGTCAGGTTGCTTTTTCGTTTGGCCTGCTGAGTCTGGGTCTGGCTATTGCCTCGTCGCTGGCCGGTAAATTGCAGGAGCGGTTTGGGGTACGCCGCGTGACGATTGGCGCCGGGATCCTGATGGCAATGGGATTCTGGCTTACGTCGCAGGCGGATAACCTGATGATGCTCTATTTCAGCGCCGGTCTGCTGGTCGGTCTGGCCGATGGCGCGGGCTATCTGATGACGCTCTCTAACTGTGTGAAGTGGTTCCCGGAACGCAAAGGGATGATCTCCGCCTGCGCCATTGGCGCGTATGGTCTGGGCAGCCTGGGCTTCAAATTTATCTGCGGGGCCCTGCTGGCGACGATCGGTCTGGAGCAGACTTTTATGATCTGGGGCGTGATAGCGATGTCGATGATCATCCTGGGTGCGCTGCTGATGCGTGACGCGCCCGTTCAGGAAAAAAGTTCCCGTCATCAGGGACAACAGCCTGCGCGGGATTACACACTGGCCCAGTCCGTCCGTATGCCGCAGTACTGGATGCTGGCGCTGATGTTTCTGACCGCCTGCATGAGCGGGCTCTACGTTATCGGTGTCGCCAAAGATATCGGCGAAGGTCTGGTGCATCTTTCGACTCAGAGTGCCGCCAGCGCCGTCACCGTGATAGCGATCGCTAACCTGAGCGGCCGTCTGGTGCTTGGAGTGCTGTCTGACAGAATGCTGCGTATCCGGGTTATCTCGCTGGCGCAGATCGTCTCACTGATCGGCATGAGCGTGCTGCTCTTTACCCGGATGAACGAGGTGACTTTTTTCCTCTCGCTCGCCTGTGTCGCCTTCAGCTTTGGCGGAACCATCACGGTGTTCCCGTCGCTGGTCAGTGACTTTTTCGGTCTCAACAATCTGACCAAAAACTACGGTCTGCTCTATCTGGGATTTGGTATCGGCAGCGTGCTGGGTTCCCTGGTCGCCTCGCTGTCTGGCGGTTTCACCGTCACCTTCAGCCTGATCATGACGCTGCTGGTTATCTCCCTGTTCCTGTCACTCACCATCCGCTTACCACAGAGTTCCGTCACGACGGCGCCGGTTCTGCAACGTCATTAAACAGCGCGGGCCGCCTTACGTGGCCCGCTTCTCTCTAGCCGCGAAACAGCGGCTCTGCCATACCTGCGACAGCGACCTCCGCCGCAAAAATATCGCCGGAGTGTGGATAGCGCGCCAGCTCCTCTACCGTGCGATCTTCCCGCGAACTGGTGATAAACAGCGTTTTCAGATCGGCACCGCCAAAAGCCACCATCGTCGGCCACTTCACCGGCAGCAGGATCTCATCGACGATCTCTCCACGTTGAGGATCGATACGCACCACGCGCCCGCCATCGAACTGTGCTGACCAGTAGAAACCTTCGCTATCCACCGCTGCGCCATCCGGTAAGCCGCCTTTGGCGTCGAAACGGCGGAACAGCGTGCGCTCACCCGGTTCGCCCTGTTCATCTAACGGATAGCGGTAGAGCGCCGCATTCGGCGTGTCGCTGTGATACATCCAGCGCCGGTCAGGCGAAAAGGCCAGTCCGTTGGAGATTTTAATGTCGCGCGCTTTCACCTCCAGCCTGAGGTCGGGTGTTACGCGGCACAGCAGCCCCCCATTTTTATCCTGTGGTTCCCACAGGCTGCCGCACCAGAAATTGCCCCACGGATCGACGCGGCCATCGTTAAAGCGGCTCTGCGCGGCCTCACCAGGGTTGTCTGCAATCTTTTTCTCCGGTTTACCCTGCGCATCCAGCAGCCAGACACCACTACGCAGAGCGGCGATCAGCCCTCCCTGCTCACGCAGACCGATGCAGCCCACATGCTCCGCCTGCGGAAAGGTTTGCAGCTCGCCACTGACCGGGTCAAACCGGTGAATGGCGGGTGCCAGAATATCGACACACCACAGCACCTGTTCCCTGACCGACCAGAGCGGACATTCGCCCAGCTCTGCCTGCAAAGCCAGTCTATGTTTCACGTCGTGCGCCATGTTTCTCTCCTGTTGAACTGACATGCTAATAATGTAGTTGTAAAAACTTTCAGAGGAAGATTATTTTCGCTTGATTTTGAGACTATTCTCTCTGATAGTATTTATTATTCAGCCCATTCTGATTCTCTTATTTCGAACCGCTGCAAAAATCCGCATTCTGAAATATTTCGTCATATCTGATAAAATAACTCTACAAAGCCTGCATCTTTACTCCACTTTTTCAGCGTAGTGTCGTCCTCATGGGAAAAGAGGAGAAGAATTCCTATGAAGAGATTGATAAAAGTCGCTTCGGTCATTGCGCTGATGACGTTATTAAGCGGATGTATCATCACTCCCAGACATGATAACGGCTGGCACCGCGGAGGTGGCGGCGGGTATCACGGAGGCTACTATGGAGGCTATCACGGTGGGTATCATGGCGGTCACCATCGCCACTGACGGGCAAAGATGTCACACAGCATAAAATAAAAGAAACACACTTTAAGGGCGGGATAATTATCCCGCCCGATTTATTTAACTTTTCAACGCATAATTACACTGGAACCACGCTTTCTGTAGTCCCGGAATATGACTTTCCTGCGCTGGCAGCGCCTCGACTTTATCGAATCCTTTATTACTGCAGTAATTCGCCAGATCGATATCCATCGCATCACGATTGACCTTGAGCGGATCAAAACGATACTGCACAGTATTTGAGGTCGGATCTTCATCAACACGTTCAAATGCCCCGGGTTTGCTGGCAGTACAGCCTGTCAGCAATATCAGCGCTACCGCGCCGGTAATGAGTTTTTTCATCAGATTGTCCTCACGTTGCCGCGCAGTTTAAGACGCAGCCTGTCACGCATCCATAGGATAAATGCGCGAAAAAACGAAAAATTACGAAGCTTTTACCGATTAATTCAATATGATTAAATGGCTTTTACTATCGTGTCAGGCATGACAGTATGCACTCAGACGATACGAAAAGTGCACCACACCAGGAAATGCCAATAATAAGAGTCTGCCTCTCTCTCTTCCCTGCCCGCGCTTAGCGGGCTTTTTTTCGCCCGCTATCGCTGCCGGTTACTGGCCAGTCAGGGCAATCATTCTACGTAACAGGTTTGCGGCGCGCTTGTCAGGTAATGCCAGAATCGCACTGTAGAGGTCAATTGACATGGCACACAGCGATGAGCGATCCACGGCGGTGTCGGCAGGCATATTCAGCTGCTGCAGCCTGTCGCCCCACTTCTGATAAAGCTGGCCTGTGATCTGTTGCAGATCGGCCTGCGCCTGCGTTTTATCCAGTGGCTGCTCCGGCGGCGGGCTGTTCAGCAGCAGCTGCTCCATCGCTTCCGCCTCTCTGCGGTTCAGCGCCGGTGACAGCGTGGTCTGCAGATTAATGCCCCCGCTCACCTGCGGATAGAGATAGCGGAAGCAAAGGCCCGGATCGATCTGGTTCAGCGCCTGCATCTCTTCGACCGAGACGCTGATGTAATCAACAACGGCGGCATCTGTACCGCGCATCAGCCGCTGATTGATCACCTCAATCAGCCAGCCCCGCAGCTCGCCCGTGGCCTTATCCGCCGGTTCTCCGGCGCGGATACGTCGCGTGAGCTCCTGAGTCAGCAGCAGCCAGAGCGTTGGTTCCTGCGTCTGCAGCACCCGGAAGCCGGGCATCGCTGACAGCTGGCTGACCGCCTGCTCACGCTGAGCGGCCTGTCTCTGTTGCGGCGCAACCCAGCTGAACCAGAGCAGATTCGCCACGATCAGCGGCAGCAGGAAGATGAGCAGCCCCTGCCAGAGACGCAGCCGGGTAGTTTTGATCAACACAATGACGATCAGTGCCAGCAGCGCAAACGCCGCCAGCGTCATAACAGGCAGTAAGTTCATGCTGCGGAGTTAATCCTTACGCACGTCAATCAGCACGGGACAGTGAGCGCGTTCGATGACCGACGCGCTAACTGAGCCTTTTAACAGCCGGTTGAACGAGGAGAGATGGCGTCGGCCCATGATAATCATACTGGCCTTGAGCTGTTGCGACTGCGCGACGATGGTATCGGCCGCTTCGCCAGCCAGAATCATGCCACGCGCATCGATACCCGCGCGCAGCAGCGGTGCAAGGGCATGGCGTACCGCCATCTCAGCCGTATTCTGCTCATCCTGTGCCGCCACAAAATCAGTGGGATCTTCACCCGCATCGATCTCCATCGGCTGATTGCAGGCGGAGTAGGCAGGATCGACACAGCAGAGCACTACGACCCCGGCGCGATGCGCCAGCGCTTCTTCAATCGTTAACGCGACCACTTTTTCGGCGATCGGAGAGTGGTCGATGGCCATCAGCAGAGTTTTCATCAGGGGCTTATCCTTCAATCGCGGCGACTTTGCCGATTTCACGCACCAGCGCCTCTTTGCACTTCAGCATCTCGTCACGAAAACGCGCTTCATGACGCAGAAAACGGGCAGAGGGCACCAGCAAAGAGACAGAAAAACGTCCAAACAGCGTATCCAGCGCAAACGCCATAGTCGAGATACCTTCCAGCGTTTCACCGCGATCCACGGCGATACCGGTTTCGCGCACCTCCCTGATCAATTCCAGCAACTGCGGCAGCGTTTTTACCGTCATATCGGTTAACTCCTGCCAGGCGTCGCCAACGATCGTCTGCACATCTTTTTCGCACTCCAGCGCCAGTAATGCCCGGCCACCGGAGGTGCTGTAGAGCGGCAGATTGAGGCCCATATGCGGCACCACCCGCAGTTCACGCGACGCCACCACATGATGGATTATCGCCAGCTGGCTGCCGCTGGCGCGTGCCAGTGAGACGGTTTCGTTGGTGTCAGAGGAGAGTTTTTCCAGCAGCGGGCTGACCAGATCAACCACATCGGTATGAACGCTGGAGATGAGTTTTAACAGCGCCGGTCCCAGGCGCAGGCCGCCCGCACCGGTGCTGCGCACCAGTTCTGCGCTGTCGAGCGCAGCGACAATACGCTGAACCGTTGAGCGGGGCAGCGCGACCGCCTGGGCGATCTCACCCAGACTCATGCCGCCCGGCTGTTCGCCGAGGGCATTAAGAATTTTTGCCGCACGGGCAATGACCTGAATACCGCCCGATTTTTCATCCTCACGGCTGGAGGGTTGATGTGCCATAGCGTCGTCCTGTTTGAGCTGCCTTACTGTAGCGCGAATGGCGCACGTTTTACACCCTGTACCACATTGCAATACAGCATACCGGGATGTAATATTACGCGCTGTATCACATTGCAGTACACTGCATCATAATAACGAGATCGCCTGCCATGACTACCCAGCCTGCGCCTGCGCCGGCCCCCCATCCTTTTACACTGCGACTGGCACTCGGTCTGATTGGCGTGCTTATCGCCGCACTGACCTCCGGGCTGAACGATCGCGTCAGTGATATTGCCCTGGCCGATATCCGTGCCGCTATTGGCCTCGGTTACGATCAGGGTAGCTGGATTATTTCCGGTTATCAGGCGGCCGAAGTCGCCGCCATGATGATCGCGCCCTGGTTTGCCGTCACCCTGTCGCTGCGGCGTTTTACGCTCGGCGTCTCGGCGGGCTTTATGCTGACCGGTTTGCTGCTGCCGCTGGTGCCGGATCCCACGCTGTTTATCAGCCTGCGCGTTCTGCAGGGGCTGTTTGGCGGTGCCTTACCGCCGATGCTGATGACCGTCGCCCTGCGCTTTCTGCCGCCGCCGTTTAAGCTGTTTGGTCTGGCGGGCTATGCCCTTACTGCCACGTTCGGCCCCAACATGGCAGCTTCGCTGGCGTCGTTATGGACCGATCATGTCAGCTGGATGATGGTGTTCTGGCAGGTGGTGCCCGGCATGCTGATTGCGATGCTGCTGATCGGCTGGGGCGTACCTCAGGATCCGCTGCGGCCGGAACGTTTTCAGCAGATCGATCTGTTTGGCATGGTCACCGGCTGCAGCAGTGTGGCGCTGCTGGTTCTGGTGCTGACGCAGGGCGAACGCCTTGACTGGCTCAATTCGCCACTGATTGCTGGCATGCTGCTGACCGCACTGCCGCTGCTGCTGGTCTTCCTGATCAATGAGTGGTATCACCCACTGCCGCTGTTCAGACTGCAGATGCTCCGCCGCCCCAATCTGGCGCACGGCCTGCTGGGGCTGGCCTGCGTACTGATCCTCGGGCTTTCCGGTTCCGCGCTGCCGTCAGTCTATTTTGCGCAGGTCAGCGGTTTCCGTCCGCTTGAGTTTGCTCCGCTGGCGCTGACGGTCGGTCTGCCACAGTTGCTGATTGCACCGCTGATTGCCGCCCTGCTCACTATCCGCTGGATTGACTGCCGCTGGGTACTGACGGCGGGCGTCGGTCTGCTGGTGACCGCCTGCCTGCTCGGCTCGCAGATCACCAGTGAGTGGGCGCGGCAGAATTTCTGGCTGCCACAGATTTTGCAGGCTTTCGGACAGCCGATGATTATTCTGCCGATACTGATGAGCGCCACCAGCGTGGTCGCGCCACCCGAAGGTCCCTTTGCCTCGGCGATGTTTAATACCGTGCGCGGTTTTTCCAGCATCGCCGCCTCCACGCTGGTTGAGGTCTTTCTTTCACACCGTGAGCAGTTTCACTCCAGTGTCCTGCTCAGTCAGGCGGCCGATCGCAGCTGGCTGATGACCGCGCCGGTGGCCGGTCAGGCCAGCCGAAGCCTGCCGCTGCTGCCGGATGGCAGCATCAGCAACGGCGAAAATCTCAGCGGCTTTGCCACCCTGGTGAGACACCAGGCGACGGTGCTCGGCCTGAGCGACAGCTGGCTGATGCTGATCGGCTTCGCCGCCTGCCTGTTAATGCTGACCGCCATCCTGCCTAAACGGGTCTGGCCGCCGCAGACGTTGATTCAAAACCCCCTCCGGAATAAATAAATATGCGTGCTTTCGAAATGAGAAGAACCCTGCTGCTGAGCCTGATGCTGCTGGTGTTACTGGCCGTGGCCTTTGTGGTCTGGTCACTGATGAGCGGCAACGATCATCGAACCAATGACGCTTACGTCAACGCCGACTACACCCTGGTCGCACCCAGGGTATCGGGTTATGTCAGCCGCGTTGAGGTGCAGGATAACCAGCCGGTCAGGGCGGGCCAGCTGCTGGCCACGCTCGACGATCGCGATTACCGGGTGGCGCTGGAGAGTGCCGAAGCCGATCTGCAGGTGAGTCAGGCAAAGCTGCTGAGCAGCCAGGCGCAGCTGGAACAGCAGCAGTCAGTCATCGATCAGCAGAAAGCCAGCGTGGCGGCGAGCCAGGCGTCCGCGCAGTATGCCGGGCAGAGCGCCGATCGCTACAACCGTCTCTATAAGAGCGGCACGGTAGCTGCCGACGACCAGCAGAAAGCCAGCTCAAACCAGCGTTCCGCGCTGGCGGCCGTACAGCAGAGTCAGGCGGCGCTGGCGTCGGCCATGAAACAGGTGGGGGTGCTCCAGGCTGCGGTACGTTCAGCGGAGGCGGATGTCGCGGCGGCGAAAGCCAGCGTCGATCAGGCCAGGCTGAATCTCTCCTATACCCGGATTACCGCGCCGGTGGATGGGATGGTCGGTCAGCGCGCGGTGCGCACCGGCGCCTATGTTTCAGCCGGCACCCGCCTGCTGGCGGTGGTGCCCCTG is part of the Pantoea sp. Ep11b genome and harbors:
- the tssC gene encoding type VI secretion system contractile sheath large subunit, producing the protein MLMSVQNENATGGDYAVTERPAAGGVYASLFEKINLNPVSELSALDIWQDAQAMSDATADERITAGMQVFLECLTKSGSKVEKLDKNLIDQHIAELDYQISRQLDAVMHHETFQAVESLWRGVKSLVDKTDFRQNVKIELLDMSKEALRQDFEDSPEIIQSGLYKQTYIDEYDTPGGEPIAALISAYEFDASAQDVTLLRNISKVSAAAHMPFIGSAGPAFFLKDSMEEVAAIKDIGNYFDRAEYIKWKSFRETDDARYIGLVMPRVLGRLPYGPDTVPVRSFNYVEEVKGPDHNKYLWTNASFAFAANMVRSFINNGWCVQIRGPQAGGAVQDLPIHLYDLGTGNQVKIPSEVMIPETREFEFASLGFIPLSYYKNRDYACFFSANSAQKPALYDTADATANSRINARLPYIFLLSRIAHYLKLIQRENIGTTKDRRLLELELNTWVRSLVTEMTDPGDELQASHPLRDARVVVEDIEDNPGFFRVKLFAIPHFQVEGMDVNLSLVSQMPKAKS
- the tssB gene encoding type VI secretion system contractile sheath small subunit, which encodes MAESFQNEVPKARINLKLDLHTGGAGKKTELPLKLLVAGDFSNGQDASQLSERKKVNLDKNNFDSVLSEYSPKVNLTVKNTLAGDGSEENISLTFRSIRDFSPEQISRQIPQLKAMLSMRNLLRDLKANLLDNQAFRKELEKILLDPALSAELRAELSALAPQQP
- a CDS encoding helix-turn-helix domain-containing protein, which encodes MSRYQTFDMLQRHKAQLRDQVQLQSGIQLAAWFNSGDRVTNHSDHHTLSLYVAGGYDTWHKTPHGWRNGGAPDRFCLMPAGTESTWDLRADLAFVHLYCSEAYLRQMAERVWDRSPAQLTLDEKIFSTDDRITQLYRHFLLSSDWQQPASQLMLSSASTLLLTHLLQHYSEVNWQLPPVRGGLAPVVLRRVLDFIDAHLDQPLTLSVLAHEAALSEFHFARMFRHTTGEAPHQFVMRRRMDRARMLLERPDLTLTAIALQCGFHSSAHFSHRFRQVYGTTPSACRRALS
- a CDS encoding DMT family transporter, which produces MNLFLYLSVVLIWGTTWIAIYAQQSAGIGAVTVAVFWRFLLASLVMLVLLKLIRRLHTLTLQDHLFCLLQGCCVFGFNFVCFYYASGYISSGLESVIFSMAVMYNAINGWLFFRQRPSVRLIPAIVLGMTGIVALFWHDLRSTEASAGLMWGIGLSALGTLGFSFGNMISQRHQRLQRDVLTTNSYGMLYGALIMALVSLLQGVSLQPTWNTQWLGALTYLAIVGSVVGFGAYFTLVGRIGASRAAYTTVLFPLVALALSTRYEGYEWHASAIPGLVMILLGNIVMFARWPASRRRVTV
- a CDS encoding MFS transporter: MNQTQQVSYQRSRWLTLFGTVITQFALGSVYTWSLFNGQLSQKLDAPISQVAFSFGLLSLGLAIASSLAGKLQERFGVRRVTIGAGILMAMGFWLTSQADNLMMLYFSAGLLVGLADGAGYLMTLSNCVKWFPERKGMISACAIGAYGLGSLGFKFICGALLATIGLEQTFMIWGVIAMSMIILGALLMRDAPVQEKSSRHQGQQPARDYTLAQSVRMPQYWMLALMFLTACMSGLYVIGVAKDIGEGLVHLSTQSAASAVTVIAIANLSGRLVLGVLSDRMLRIRVISLAQIVSLIGMSVLLFTRMNEVTFFLSLACVAFSFGGTITVFPSLVSDFFGLNNLTKNYGLLYLGFGIGSVLGSLVASLSGGFTVTFSLIMTLLVISLFLSLTIRLPQSSVTTAPVLQRH
- a CDS encoding SMP-30/gluconolactonase/LRE family protein — its product is MAHDVKHRLALQAELGECPLWSVREQVLWCVDILAPAIHRFDPVSGELQTFPQAEHVGCIGLREQGGLIAALRSGVWLLDAQGKPEKKIADNPGEAAQSRFNDGRVDPWGNFWCGSLWEPQDKNGGLLCRVTPDLRLEVKARDIKISNGLAFSPDRRWMYHSDTPNAALYRYPLDEQGEPGERTLFRRFDAKGGLPDGAAVDSEGFYWSAQFDGGRVVRIDPQRGEIVDEILLPVKWPTMVAFGGADLKTLFITSSREDRTVEELARYPHSGDIFAAEVAVAGMAEPLFRG
- a CDS encoding lipoprotein, with the translated sequence MKKLITGAVALILLTGCTASKPGAFERVDEDPTSNTVQYRFDPLKVNRDAMDIDLANYCSNKGFDKVEALPAQESHIPGLQKAWFQCNYALKS
- a CDS encoding universal stress protein — protein: MKTLLMAIDHSPIAEKVVALTIEEALAHRAGVVVLCCVDPAYSACNQPMEIDAGEDPTDFVAAQDEQNTAEMAVRHALAPLLRAGIDARGMILAGEAADTIVAQSQQLKASMIIMGRRHLSSFNRLLKGSVSASVIERAHCPVLIDVRKD